GGTCGCGAACGGGTCGAACCGGAAGTGGCGCGACGCGTTCCGCCACGTGATCTTGTCGATCTCGTCGTCGGGCACGCCGTCCATGCTCTTCATGAGGAACTCCGGCGACGTCGGCCACGTCGTGTCGGAGTGCGGGTAGTCGCACTCCCAGGTGATCGTGTCGATCCCGACCCGGTGACGGTTCGGGACGCCGGACGGGTCGTCGATGAAGCAGGTGACGAACCGCTCGCGGAAGAACTGGCTCGGCAGCTGGTCGCCGAAGTCCTGGCCGGTCCAGCGGTGGTGGCGCGTGTAGATCCAGTCGACGCGGTCGAAGAAGTACGGGATCCAGCCGATCCCGCCCTCCGACAACGCGATCCGCAAGTCGCGGAACTTGCGGAGCACGGGCGACCACAGCAGGTCGGCCGCGCACTGCACGATGTTCATCGGCTGCAGGCTGATGAGGACGTCGATCGGCGCGTCCTCGGCGGTCACCACGAGCGTCGAGCTCGACCCGATGTGCAGGCAGACGATCGTCCCCTCGTCGACGCAGGCCTGCCAGAACGGGTCCCAGTGGTCCGAGTGGAAGCTCGGCAGTCGCAGCTTCGCGGGATTCTCCGAGAACGAGACGGCGTGGCAGCCCTTGTCCGCGAGGCGGTGGACCTCGTCGGCCATCAGCGCCGGATCCCAGATGGGGACG
The Acidimicrobiia bacterium DNA segment above includes these coding regions:
- a CDS encoding amidohydrolase family protein, which translates into the protein MRVEDMILISVDDHVVEPPDMFEGRLPAKYADVAPRLVRKDDGTDVWMYDGKEIPNIGLNAVAGRPLEEYGMEPTSFDEIRDGCFDVHKRIGDMNVNGVLASMCFSSFPNLCGQLFSRSSDLDAGHAILRAYNDWHVDAWCGAYPGRFIPLGLVPIWDPALMADEVHRLADKGCHAVSFSENPAKLRLPSFHSDHWDPFWQACVDEGTIVCLHIGSSSTLVVTAEDAPIDVLISLQPMNIVQCAADLLWSPVLRKFRDLRIALSEGGIGWIPYFFDRVDWIYTRHHRWTGQDFGDQLPSQFFRERFVTCFIDDPSGVPNRHRVGIDTITWECDYPHSDTTWPTSPEFLMKSMDGVPDDEIDKITWRNASRHFRFDPFATRPRQECTVGALRAQATDVDITPKSVGKRPGMTKAADLLGAGARRAK